GCACCGAGGTTGCCATGGAAAGCACGGGCGTGTACTGGAAACCTGTGTTCAATGTGTTGGAAGCGACCTGTACCGTTACACTTGCCAATGCCGCTCACATCAAAAACCTCCCTGGACGCAAGACCGACAAAAAGGATGCCCAATGGATTGCTGAACTGCATCGGTGTGGATCATCAAATGTTACTTCCACAGATTCGATTTGTGAAGCAGAGATGCCAAGTTCCTTCTCTAACTTGGTGTGGTCTTTTTCATTTTGATGTAAAGTAATGATTCGAGTTCACCTTTTTGTTCCTCGTAGAATTTTTTCAAGGTGTTATCATCCAGAGTTTTCATCAGGATTGCTTTTAATAGGAACTTTCGCTGTTGAAGTTCACCTTGTAGACCGTTCAATTTCTTCTCGTCCGGATCGTTTATCTGTTGAATACCTAATTCCTTCGCCTTGATCTCAAGAAGTCTGTTATCAATTAGATTATCGAGAATTGTAATATCGTTCCTTAAAGACTTTTTCGACTTGTGTTGTAGTAATTTTTTCTTCCCCGATTGCTGCTGCGACACCTGAATCGGTCGAACTTCCTGATTTTACGCATCCTGTCATAAGAGATGAGAATAAAACTAATACGGCTACATGGTTCGTTCTGATCTTCACGTCATTCACCTCAATGTTTTGATAAAATCTTCTACCTCGTTTTTATTTGGGGTTTGAAATTTAAACGCATAAAACAAGCCACCATGCTTCACAACATAAACCTGTTCTTCTTTATTGGTATACAAGCTTACGGAATTATCACCGATTGAAATTTGTTCCTTTTGCATTTTCGGATATATAGGTTCACTCCGAGATAAAGTTAGGGAAACATTGTTTTTGTAATAAATTGTGACGGACGGTGCCATGAATCCATCATCGTATTTCTCTATGGACGAAACCGGCCAACTATTTGGTAAGTTAGGGGGACCTGATAAATGAAAAATATTTGCAATATCTGAACTTTTTATCGGCGCTTTGTATGCAGCCCCCCCATATATCCCTATCAACACAACCGGAATGGCAATTAACAGTAACACTACGAGCAGTACAAGTCCCAACTTCTCCTTATTTTTCAAAATCTATCCCTCGTTTCGTTGAATGATTTTTAACTACTGAATTTGAACTACTGTAGGTTCACTCTTTTTGTTAGAATCAGACACAGTCATAAATTCAATGTGAAGCTCTCTATAATTGGCTTTCGAAATTTGGGTTAATATTTTATGGCTGGTTACCGTAACTTTGAATTTGATTCTGACCTCGCCTGTGATTTTATTCTACTCCTCTACAAGGAGAAAATCTTTACAAAAAATTTATGTTTTCTGATTAACTCAACATTCGCAGCTTAATTGTGCGAACAAACCCTTGATGTAATTGGGCAAACCCGAAATCCATTGCTGGAGTTGACTCCAAACAGCAGACTGAGCCGGTTTGGACTTGGCTTTCGTAAACGCCAAGACGAATGCAATCAGGTGTTGCAAGGCGGTTTTGAGGTCCAGATCTCGGACTTCGTCGGAAAAAAGAAAGAACAGACCTCCCAGCGACCGTGTATCGGTTTCGTGACGACGTTCCCATTCCAGTACGAGATAACGTGTAAACACGATGGTCGTGTGACTGATGAGCATGTCAAACGAACGGCCTTGAAACTCCGTTCCCAGCTTCAGATACGACTTGGCAAATTTGAAAAACGTCTCGATGCTCCAACGCATGCCATAGATCCGAACGATTTCAGTATCTTCCAATGCCAAGTCCGTGCTGAGCAGAACGAGCCAATCCCGCCGACGATTGCGATTTTGAACAACTACCAGCTTGATCGGCAGACCGCAGGCGGTTTGAACAATGACCGAACCCAGAATTGCAGCCGTTTTGTTTTTGGGCAAACGGGCATAGAGTTCCTGCAACGTCACACGGTCGTTGCCGGTATCGCTGCTTCAAATCTTTCACCATGCCAATCACATGCAGTCCTTTGGACATGAGTTCGCGCAAAAGCGGGGCCTGTGTAAACCAACTGTCCATCAGGACCACATCGGGCACTGAATCCGGCCTTAAGCGCTCGGTTGAGTAAAGCAACGACCGCATCCGGTTTTCGTGAAAGGGCCTCCATCCGACGTTTGTAGCCTTGCGTACGCCGGGACAACCCGTCCTTCATTTCGCAAAGACGATTGACCAATTTGGCAGAGCTAAGTCTGACGAAATCAATGGGCGCAAAGCTGAAACCATCCGTCCATCCGAGCGTTAGCATGTTGTAGCCGCGGGTATAGCGGCTTGTCGTATGATCAAAAACGCGGGCCAGCAACTCTGCCTTCTTACTGCGGTCCCGCCGAAGAACGGAATCATCAACGATGAAGGCCTGAATACGGGATGGAGAAGTCAAGGAATCAAAGTGCTGAACGACCTTCAGACTCAGAGCATGCAAAAAGCGGCGCCATGCAAAGCGCGGGTGGTTGAGGAAGCGATAGACCACATTCTTTCCAGGCAAAGACTCGCGGCGATCGCCGTTGAGAAGACGAAACCAATTGCGTCCTTCAAACACGAGCGTAAAGATCAGTCGAAAGATGGCAAGACTGGACAATCCGAACGACTTGGAAATGCCGGCTTTGCGCAACAGTTGCCCGATTTGTAAAGTTGAGAATACAGCCGAAATTTTGAACCACTGCGCAACTCCGTTCTACAAACTTGGATTGCCTTTATCACACTCGTAAAAGTGCACCTTCTCCAACAAAAAAACGCGCCATCAGGCGCGCCTACATCGCTTTCGGGTAAGGGATGTCGATGCGGATTCCTTTTTCCCGAGCTTTTCGTAGATAAAAACTGTACTTTTTCTCCGCCGCTTCCAACACGTAAATCGCGTGGTCAATCAGATCCGGGTCGGACAGCAAATCGATCCGCTGCTGCGCCAGTATCCAATCCTGATGCGCCTGGCGCAGTTCTTCCAAAAACTTTTCTTCGTCCGATGGTTCCTTGTCCGGTCCTTCCGTCCAGGCCTTCCATTTGTTCCAAAACCCCTTCCCGCTCATACGTACTCCCCCTACCACTCTACGAGACTGGTGATAGTAGAGTATAAGCGGGACTGTCCCAAACTATGACGGAAAAATCTTGTTTGAAACAGTTTTTTTGAGTCCCCGTCAAGTGCTCGTCACTTGACGGGGTGTTGCGTTGCTGTGCTTCACTTTGATGGGATCCTTTAGATTTCCCGGCGGCCTTCCAGCGCTTTCGACAGCGTGACTTCGTCCGCGTACTCCAGGTCGCCTCCCACGGGCAGGCCGTGGGCGATGCGGGTAATTTTGATGCCGGCCGGTTTCAGCAAACGGGAGATGTACATGGCGGTCGCCTCACCTTCCACATTCGGGTTGGTGGCGAGGATTACCTCCTGCACATTCACGTCCGTGTCCTGCAAGCGGCGAAGCAGCTCCGGAATTCGAATCTGGTCGGGACCGATTCCTTCCATCGGGGAAATCGCCCCTTGCAGCACATGGTAGCGGCCGTTGAACTCGCGCGTTTTTTCCATCGCCACTACGTCTTTGGCGTCCTGCACGACGCACAGGATCTCTCGGTTTCGCGACGGATCGCTGCAAATCCGGCAGGGATCGACATCGGTGATGTTGCAGCAGATCGAACAGTAATGCAGATGACGCTTGGCGTTCACCAAAGCTTTGGCAAATTCCAATACGTCCTCCTCTTTCATATTCAGTACGTGGAACGCAAGGCGCTGCGCCGTTTTTGGGCCGATTCCGGGCAGCAGCATGAATCCGTCAATCAGATCGGCGATCGGCTGCGGATAATACAGCATCTGGTTTCTCCTCTACTGCAAATCTAAAACGGAAGGTTGAATCCCTTCGTAAAATGACCCAGTTCTTTTTGCGTCATTTCATCCGCTTTTTTCATCGCGTCGTTGACGGCGGCCAGCACGAGGTCCTGCAGCATTTCCACATCGTCGGGATCGACCACCTCCGGCTTAATGGTGACCGATTGCACGAGCTTGTGTCCGGTGACGACCACCGTGACCGCGCCGCCCCCGGCCGAACCTTCCACCGTTTTTTCCCCCAGCGCCGCTTGCGCTTTCATCAGCTCTTCCTGCATTTTTTTTGCCTGTTTCATCAATTGATTCATGTTTTTCATCCCGATTCACTCCTCGATTTCTACAAGGTTCTCGCCAAACATATCGATCACTTGCTTCACAAGTTGGTCTTCCGATG
Above is a genomic segment from Effusibacillus pohliae DSM 22757 containing:
- a CDS encoding YaaL family protein; this encodes MSGKGFWNKWKAWTEGPDKEPSDEEKFLEELRQAHQDWILAQQRIDLLSDPDLIDHAIYVLEAAEKKYSFYLRKAREKGIRIDIPYPKAM
- the recR gene encoding recombination mediator RecR; the protein is MYYPQPIADLIDGFMLLPGIGPKTAQRLAFHVLNMKEEDVLEFAKALVNAKRHLHYCSICCNITDVDPCRICSDPSRNREILCVVQDAKDVVAMEKTREFNGRYHVLQGAISPMEGIGPDQIRIPELLRRLQDTDVNVQEVILATNPNVEGEATAMYISRLLKPAGIKITRIAHGLPVGGDLEYADEVTLSKALEGRREI
- a CDS encoding YbaB/EbfC family nucleoid-associated protein — encoded protein: MKNMNQLMKQAKKMQEELMKAQAALGEKTVEGSAGGGAVTVVVTGHKLVQSVTIKPEVVDPDDVEMLQDLVLAAVNDAMKKADEMTQKELGHFTKGFNLPF